A part of Aegilops tauschii subsp. strangulata cultivar AL8/78 chromosome 2, Aet v6.0, whole genome shotgun sequence genomic DNA contains:
- the LOC141040591 gene encoding uncharacterized protein: MPRLISPLPCRTLPLGLSGEIPRQIGELENLVTLKLSINNLSGPIPSELGYLKKLVRLDFFHNNLIGSIPRDLGNLTKLTILYLTGNYLSGYLPRELCYLVNLRELSLDANELTGSIPDTFGSLVNLTCLYLWDNKLFGHIPVELGYLVNLEDLDLSSNKLTGSIPNTFGSLVKLTGLYLRDNQLSGFIPREIGYLVKLEELYISNNTIMGSIPDTFGNLTKLTTLQLSENQLFGHVPQEIGNLTNLEKLEFSNNYLSGPLPPNLCISGRLKNFTAEVNYLNGPLPSSLLNCRSLVRVRLEMNQLEGDISEMGAHPNLVYLDMKSNKLFGQLSYKWGESRKLNKLSISNNNITGKIPASMGQMFQLQILDLSSNKLEGEIPSELGKLKKLFYPSLADNSLHGSIPQEIWSLSSLEFLDFSSNYLSGLVQGSIENCLMLHSFNLRHNNFKGSIPPILGALHNLQDKLDLSDNSFVGAIPSQLSDLTMLETLNLSNNVLTGLIPSSFKGMESLTLIDLSYNELEGPVPESKLFRGAPIQWFMHNNMICGVVKGLPPCSSATQNGGKMKGYKTLALAMVTTTICLVLVVSILVFRHERNKSKSIVNSRVTQEKLFSIWSFDGENVFKKIVEATNNFSETHCIGTGGYGSVYKARVSTCEIFAVKKIHTIQDDCYVNEAMFNSEIEALVWIRHRNIVKLFGYCSSRQGRFLIYEYMERGDLAEILRSNARAIELDWRRRIHIVLDVIHALAYMHHDCSSPVVHRDITSNNILLDVEFRACISDFGTAKILDIDGQNITRLAGTKGYLAPELAYTDNVTEKCDLYSFGVLVLELFAGCHPGDLLSSLSLRTKNNDVYLKDLLDLRLVLPDAATTREIHSMLSVAVQCLEPSPSRRPTARHASEELSTIKACANHIDFIHARLIIPTQECLCLWMT, from the exons AGGCTGATTTCACCACTTCCTTGCCGGACGCTTCCCCTTGGACTCTCTGGTGAAATACCAAGGCAAATAGGAGAGCTAGAAAATCTTGTGACACTTAAGTTATCAATCAACAACTTGTCTGGTCCCATCCCCAGTGAACTAGGCTACCTAAAGAAGCTTGTCAGGTTAGATTTTTTCCACAACAACCTCATAGGCTCCATTCCAAGAGATTTAGGGAATCTCACTAAACTCACCATCTTGTACCTTACTGGAAATTATTTATCTGgatatcttcctcgagaactatgTTACCTGGTGAATTTACGAGAGCTGTCCCTTGATGCAAATGAACTCACGGGTTCCATCCCTGATACCTTTGGGAGTCTAGTTAACCTCACTTGCTTGTATCTCTGGGATAACAAACTTTTTGGGCATATTCCTGTAGAACTAGGTTACCTGGTGAATTTAGAAGACTTAGATCTTAGCAGCAACAAACTCACTGGTtccatccctaatacctttgggAGTTTGGTTAAACTCACTGGCTTGTACCTAAGGGATAACCAACTTTCTGGATTTATTCCTCGAGAAATAGGTTACCTGGTGAAACTAGAAGAACTGTATATCAGTAATAACACAATCATGGGTTCCATCCCGGATACCTTTGGAAACTTGACTAAGCTCACTACCTTGCAACTCAGTGAGAATCAATTGTTTGGACATGTCCCTCAAGAAATCGGCAACTTAACGAATCTTGAGAAACTCGAGTTCTCCAATAACTACCTCTCCGGTCCTCTGCCACCCAATTTGTGCATTAGTGGTCGGCTCAAGAATTTTACTGCAGAAGTTAACTACCTGAATGGACCTTTGCCATCAAGCTTGTTAAACTGTAGAAGCCTTGTCAGAGTTCGTCTTGAAATGAATCAACTAGAAGGAGATATTTCTGAGATGGGAGCCCATCCAAATCTAGTGTACTTAGATATGAAATCAAATAAACTGTTTGGTCAATTATCTTATAAATGGGGAGAGTCTCGTAAGCTTAACAAGCTAAGTATCTCAAACAACAACATCACAGGTAAAATACCCGCAAGTATGGGGCAAATGTTTCAACTACAGATACTTGATCTTTCATCAAACAAGCTTGAGGGAGAGATTCCAAGTGAACTGGGAAAACTTAAAAAGTTGTTCTACCCGAGCCTCGCAGATAATTCACTCCATGGAAGCATACCACAAGAAATTTGGTCCCTGTCTAGTTTGGAGTTTTTGGATTTTTCCTCAAATTACCTAAGTGGTTTGGTACAAGGATCAATTGAGAATTGTTTGATGCTTCACTCATTTAATTTGAGACACAATAACTTCAAAGGAAGCATTCCTCCTATTCTAGGGGCATTGCACAACTTACAAGACAAGTTGGATTTAAGTGATAATTCATTTGTTGGGGCAATACCAAGCCAACTTAGTGATCTGACCATGCTAGAAACTTTGAATCTTTCAAACAATGTACTTACTGGCTTGATCCCGTCATCATTTAAGGGAATGGAAAGCTTGACATTGATTGATTTATCTTATAATGAATTAGAAGGGCCAGTACCAGAGAGTAAGCTCTTCCGAGGAGCTCCAATCCAATGGTTCATGCATAATAATATGATATGTGGTGTTGTGAAAGGATTGCCCCCTTGTAGTAGTGCAACTCAGAATGGAGGGAAAATGAAAGGATACAAAACACTTGCACTAGCCATGGTTACTACTACGATATGTCTTGTTCTTGTTGTATCTATATTGGTGTTCCGACATGAGAGGAACAAATCAAAGTCAATTGTCAATTCTAGAGTTACACAAGAAAAATTATTCTCTATTTGGAGTTTTGATGGGGAAAATGTGTTCAAGAAAATTGTGGAAGCAACCAACAATTTTAGTGAGACACATTGCATAGGGACCGGGGGATACGGgtctgtctacaaagctagagtTTCAACATGTGAAATATTTGCGGTGAAGAAGATACATACGATACAAGATGATTGTTATGTCAACGAGGCAATGTTCAATTCTGAAATAGAGGCATTGGTGTGGATTCGACATCGAAACATCGTTAAGCTATTTGGGTATTGTTCATCTAGACAAGGAAGGTTCCTTATCTATGAATATATGGAGAGAGGCGACTTAGCAGAAATATTGAGATCCAATGCAAGAGCAATCGAGTTAGATTGGAGAAGGCGGATACATATTGTACTGGACGTGATTCATGCTTTGGCATACATGCATCATGATTGTTCGTCACCAGTAGTCCACAGAGATATAACGAGCAACAACATTTTGCTTGATGTGGAATTTCGAGCTTGCATTTCTGACTTCGGTACTGCTAAAATTCTCGATATTGATGGCCAGAATATAACAAGGCTTGCGGGGACAAAAGGCTATCTTGCCCCAG AGCTAGCATATACAGACAATGTGACAGAGAAATGTGATCTATATAGCTTTGGAGTGCTTGTTTTGGAGTTATTTGCAGGATGCCATCCAGGCGATTTGCTCTCATCCCTCTCGTTGAGAACCAAAAATAATGATGTTTACTTAAAGGATCTGCTGGACTTGAGGCTCGTGCTACCAGATGCCGCAACCACTAGAGAAATACACTCCATGCTCAGTGTTGCAGTTCAATGCCTTGAGCCAAGTCCATCACGCAGGCCAACGGCACGGCATGCCAGTGAGGAGTTATCCACGATTAAAGCATGTGCAAATCATATTGATtttatacatgctaggctcatcattCCTACACAGGAGTGCCTATGTCTATGGATGACGTGA